Genomic segment of Salvia splendens isolate huo1 chromosome 12, SspV2, whole genome shotgun sequence:
CCAGAATATTGTGAGTCAACCTCTATttgaaataaaaacacaaaaacactGTCAATCAGCAGATTTTATTGTTCTCTAGCATGTCTAGCAAGTTACTATATCCTTTTAACTATGTAGAAAAAGACAAAATGAGGTCAGGAGACAAACTACTCATTTCCCCATAATGTACTTCAACAGAAGACATTGCCTTTTTAGCAAAATAGAACAGCAATTGACTAAAAGAAAATTTTTAATATGTGGCAATATATTCAGAGCTGATCACATAAGAAGGGAAAAGTCCAAAAAGAGTTAAATTTGCTTATATAATTGAGTATGAAATCAGCAGAAAATTTACAAGAGACTGAGTGACATAAGTCAACAAGAACATACCTATAGTGTGATAATCAATAGAGTCAGCTAGTGAACGTCTTTCTGATTCAGGTACAGAAATAGCTTCttcaaattttagcttcatgaCTGCCTTTTCACACTCCTTCAATTTCTTGGCAGCATCAGGATCATTCGGGCAAAGTCTTTTCAcctaaacaaaacaataatcaaaagaagacatactcaaaatacaaatatacaatcACAACATTTGCCTAACAGAGGCCAAAATAGGAACGAATACAATCACTAAGCAACAGATACTTCAAAGCCTAAAGTCTCAACAGTAAGATATTAACAAGCCTAAACCTTTCAGATTTATTCCAAATTAAcaaataattcatcaaacatgCAAAAAATCGAACATGATAACGAATAAACCAACTTGTTGAAAGTCCTTGAGAGCTTCCTTAAATTTCCCCATCGCCAAATAGGCCGCACCTCGCCTATAATATCCCTGCATTGAAGAAGAATAACATCATTTCCAGTTATCCATCAAGCCACATTACCTCATTCCTTCAACAAATACAACAAAAATTACATGCCTTCGAATACTTCGGATCGATCTCAATAGCCGACGAAGCATCCTGTATAGCACTCCCATACTCCTCCAACTTAGTGTGCGCGAACGCACGGTTAGCCCAGTAAACCGCATTATCCTTATTCAGTTCTATCGCTTGCGTATACAAACCAATTGCTTGAGAGTATTTATGCGCTGCAAACGTAATAATCAATAAactagtattaaataaaaacactacaaattaaaaacaaaatgcaAATGAAATGTATTTACAAACGTTGGAAATAGTACCTTTGAAGGCTTCATTGGCCTGGACTTTGAATTCTTCAGCTCGTGAAGTGTGTGTGGAGTTTTCAGTCGCCATGGTAGGGGGCATATGAAATTGATAATGTAAATTGGTAATGTAAATTAGGGAGTTGCGATGATTGGTGTTGTTTGCTGTTTTTGGAGAGTGGATTTGGAATTACCGGAGAGCTTTGAGTGCGTGTGgtgtgtgtgagagagggaggagagcgGTGGAGAAGACGGAGGAGAGCGGTGGGGGAAAACAGAGCTCAGCCCTAGCTGATTCAGGAGTAGtagtttatactccctccgttccttgttaatagaggcatttcttttcggcacggagtttaagaatagtgtgttaaatggatggtgaaaaaagtaagagagagtaaagtaagagagaataaagtaaaaagaagaattactttttgctaaaaatagaaatgactcaattaacttggaacttcccaaaatagaaaaatgactctattaacatggaacggagggagtactattgagtgagaaattacaaataacaaaataaatatactagATAAATCagtttaaaattcataaaaataaaaatttaggtTTAAGATCAAATTAAGTGTGTGGGAACTTGTAATTTAACTTGTAGTTTTATGTCACGAATCTagaattaatactactataattaaTAACGTTATAATAGTCCTTTaatcatgaattttaatttaattctagaagttttattttttctgATTCGACTCATTCGTGTTCAAAGCGGCGTCTTTTGATAATGTTTAAAATagcattaattttttaaaataatggagtaaaataaaaagtactccACTTATTTTACTGAAACATCATCGTTTGATTGTCACCTGTCATTTTGATCCAACTTTATTAGTGTTTAAATGACTATTAGTCATGTAAGTAATAAGCATAGCTTTAAAATTAGCCTTTTGATTCATGAGTTCTTAATTTTCACATAGAATTTGTACTAGTatactactccttccgtccaataatagatgtcacacttccttttttgtttgtcctataaaaaatgtcacatttcattttctgaaaaaaactctctctcacattaatataaatatactattttctctctcgacctaacacacaaaacaaatctaaaatctcgtgtcaatcCCCAAGTcccaagtgtgtcatctattataAGACGACAGAAggagtatttattattatttgttattAACGTTGTTTTATAGGCACCTCGAAATATAAAATAACTAGTCCGAAGGGTTTAAAGCTACTCAATATTATATATTCGGCAGAGTTTGTACTTGGATTGATTTTTCTATAACATGTGATCTATAAAAAGATTGAATTTTGAATCTATCGAATCTAATCCCATTAAATTCGACATCAAGGAATCTCAGATCCACACACAAAGGCTGGTGTTACAGAGCTAAAAACTGCTTTTATCCTACGATGGTTTTTTCTTGCCAACAACCACATCCCTATCCCCTTCCCCGCTCTCACTAAAACCGCGGTAGAACTCCAGAACCTTGGGGTGAGCCGTGATCTTCGATGGCTCCAGACCCGACAGGCCCAGCCCCGCCAAGCTCCTCACACGCGACAGCGCAACATAGACCATCCCATGCCCAAAAACCCGAGAGAGGTCCGTGTGAAGCTTGTCGAGACTCATCCCTTGACACTTGTGAATGCTCAGCGCCCACGACAGTATAAGTGGGATCTGCCTTCGTTTAGCAACCACCTTATCCCCATCCCTGACCTCCCACGTCTCTGGCTCGACTATCAGCTCAGAGCCCGAGTCGAACTTCACCAAAGGAAGCACGTCCCCATGGCTGCAACCAGCAGACATCCCGTAGCTCTTGTCAACGAGTTTGCAGAACCCTAGGACAGTCCCGGTTGCACCATTCACCAGCTTACGCCACGGACTTATGTTCTTTATCAGCATCACCCGAGCACCAACGCAGACCTCAAGGGTGTCGCGAGCAATCCCTAGCTGCAGCTGCCTTTTCCACTGATTCTCGCCCGAATCTTGAGCTGTGTAGGTGTAAATCTCCTCGCCCAATCCCTTCATCTTCTCCTTATTCACCTCATCCACATCCGAAATCCTTGGAAAGAGACGCACAGCGTCAGGTTCCGGCTCAGTCACCGAGCAACACTCAACCAGAAGCTCCAACTCATCAGGGCCGATCTCTGCCCTCCGTATCCCCTGCAGCAAATGCACCAGCAACGAATCCGACTGCCTGAACACCCTCGTCATCTCAATCTGAAGATCAAAACTCGATCCCCAACAATCTGCTTCGAAAGCATACACCTTCACATCccccttcttctttttcttcttctccttctccttcgtCTTCTTTTTCTCCCTCGTAGTGCAGCCAATAATAGGCGATAACTGGAAGAAATCGCCACTCACAATCAGCTGAATCCCACCCCAAGTCTCCTTATCCTCCCTCAAAGTCCTGGCAACATAAGCAAGGCCGTCGAAGAGCTTAGCATCAACCATGCTCGTCTCATCGATAACCAATGCCTTCACCTTCCTCCACCTCCGGCACGCCCCTTTATCCGACAGGACCCTCTCCAGCAGCCCCTCTCTATCCAACTCCCCGAATCCAACACCTGCGAACGAATGCAGCGTCTGTCCGTGGAGGGCGCAGGCGGCCGCCCCGGTCGAAGCAGTCACATAAACCCTAGACCGGCCATGGATTTTCTTCAGCTTCTTAATGATTTCCTCAAGTAAAAACGTCTTCCCTGTCCCTGCAGAGCCTGTTACAAAAACAGATTTTCCATTCGAAACAGCGTCCAACACTCGATTTTGCTCATCCGTCCAATTAATTTTAGGCGTTCTCACTTTTTTGGAACGATTTGCAGCCTTAATCCAATAATTAATTTTGCCAGTTTTCTGGCTACTACCAAAAGCAGCTTTGGAGCTGAAATGGCGACATACAGTGATGGCGAACGACCACAATTTCATAGTCACAATCATATCTatactctctctcactctagGTCATGAAATGTCGGCAGATAACGGAATATCGACTTTGAAAACATGCATTCTCTTCTTAAAATCAATAGCACTCAACATAATCGAGTGAAATTACCTCATTTCTTGCTCACAGCCTCGCAATTTTGGATTCAGCAGCTAGGTTTAGCTGAGAGGGAGGAGTGAGGCTGCAGGTGATGCTTTGAATTCGGGCCGATATTTTGGGCCTAGAATTTGATTGAATTCGATTTGGGGGTAAGTTGTTTAtgaatttataatttatctttttaattaaaataaatataataatatggGATAAGATTTAGTGCCACGCTTTTTGTCTCATAATTGTGTTCTACtcctaaattaaatatttatataaatttaaaattaatttgaaaaaatattttttttatagaatcaTAGTTTTTGAATTTATCAGCTTTATTAAGCCTAATGGCACTAACATTACATAtctttaaaacattgtaattttattttatgcgaTTCACGTATGTGTCAGAGAAAAATTATGCACGACAATAAAGTTACAAATAAAATgtgaaatattttattatggTGAGAACTTCATCACATAAAATTACATTGAATAAGAATATGAAGGGAATCAAATTTAGACACACAAGAATGATATGACACGGTACAAAAAAATTGATGATGGAATCTTAAAATCTGGAACGCTTGCACTCGAGAGAAGATCCCTGAGGGAATCTGTTGGAATCTGCGCAGTAATTGTAAACCATGTGTTTCTGCTGCACCCATCTGAGCCTATTTCTCGCCTTCGCATCGAGCTCCTGAGTCGCGCAGGGCGTTCCGGTTGCGCACGAGCCGATGTTGAAGTTCCTGTAGTAAGCGGTGAACGGAGCGTGGGCCCAGTCAGTCTTCACACGGCCGCCTTGCGTGGCCCAGTCGTCCGCGTTCCAGAGGCTGCAGTATACCCTCATCGGCTGGTTCGTGGGGAATGCCACGCCCGAGCTACCGTGGTTGTTGAACACTCTAATAGGGCTGTTGTCCACTAGGAATCTGCacgttttaatataaaattaataaaacaagaaagagaaaaataaaatgacctGACATGACATGTTACTAAAAAGGAAGGAAGACTATTTCTGTTAGACGGactaaaatgcaaaaaaaaaatagaactaTTAATCGTGGATGTATAATTACATGATTTTGTTGGGGCTCCAGACGATGGAGTAGGTGTGGAAGGCGGCGGTGGGGTCGAACCATAGATGGAACTGCTGCTCTTTGTCGCCTTTTCCTTTCGAGTACACATTTGTGTGGACTGTGTAGGGATTTCCGCTCGAATTTCCAAGAAACTCGAAGTCGATTTCGTCATGGCCCGCGCCTTGAGATGACAACTGCAttgtttataaatatataacgTAAGTCATATTTCAATACTTTAATGATTTTAATAATGAAATCGAATTCTagatttgaatttattcaacTATAAGAAAATACTGACGTAGAAAGTGGTGACGGTTCCGGCTGAGTTGCCGGGGATGAGTTTGAGCTGCATGTCGAAGCGGCCGAACAAGCACTCGTTCTTGGACTGGAAACCGGAGCCAGAGGATTGGtcgagggagagggagaagctGCGGCCGCCTTCAAGTATCTTGGCGCGGCCATCGCCAAATGTGATGGCCGTGTCGCGGTAGAAATCGGCGGCGGTCAAGCAGGCTAAGGCAAGAAAGGCTGAGAGGAATGCTAGAATTGATGCTGCCATTTTTGTGTGTTGAGAAATGAGAGTGAGAAAGAGATATGGATAGAGAAGCATGGGATTTGGAAGAGTATATATAGTGGGAAAATGTGAGCTGGCAATTGAAGAGCAAACACAATAATTGAACGCGTAATTCATTAGGCAATGGGTCATTTCCACCCATATTATTACATTCGGTTGGCGCCTATACCAAGAGGATGTCTTGACCACATATGACCATGAAACAACGTTGCTCTTTCTCTCTCGTTCAGTGTCGAATctaggattttttttatttggcaTGCCGTAAATAATTATggcaattattttaaaaattagattGAAAAGATTTCTCAGTCACaattatatcattttttataattaagaacTTCGTTGTAGTATATAAGTACATAATTTATTCTAGTGTTACCATactttcattatttaaaatgaaggtgaatttattttaattttaaacgCTGTCCCGTTTAAATAAAATTCCAATTGTTTCAAAAAACAGTAAAATTAAGTATGTTAGAAATAGAGAAAGATGGGAAAAAGTAAATGCATGCATTATAAGAATAGTAGTTAGAGGACATATCATTATCATAAACTAGTTAAGCAATATAAATTAGTACTATGATTTAGTAACTTTTGTTGGtagaattaatattttatatactaataCAGAATGGTAGGCAGCGGTGCCAATTTCTTGGCAGCTTCTCATAAAGAGACTACCAACTTCTGATCATTTCATTGAGACCAATTtcttacataataaaaaaaataaaaattataggTATTTACATaacatatacatataataatatttctcttgatgagaattaatttcttcgTAAAAGAATAATATGTTACTCCTACTACATCTTTATTCTTATTACTTTGTTTTTTCTTTGGTTTTTAGGGATTACTAATCATGTAGTAGTTAGGATATTTAATTTGTTGATTAGCTGAGTATTtgttaatttggtgaattatttgaaattctttttaaatatataGTTTGGACTTTATCGTAAGATATTAGTCCTACTACGTTTTTGAACTCATGATTATTAGGATTAGTTTATAGTTTGAACAGTAATgatattttatagtataatcTCATTTTAATGTCTATtatctttcatttatttttatgtcttccatctaattttcaaaaataaattataatgtgTATAAATAACTAAAGCTAGTAAATTATTTATCACAATTTAAGGTAATAAAACATTGAATTGTTTAGGAAAAGTTGTAGTTTTTGCTAGATCTCTTACCTATTTGGACCTGTTAAAAACGAAACTATGACCCCAGTTATTCAAAGATTTAGTGTTCAATAGTAAAGGCAAAATAAAGGTccatatactttaatttttttatttcataagatTCTCGTATATTTTTTTCGTTTTACTATTATCTTCAACTTAAGGAAAAGCTTGTATTTTATTGATTCTATTACGATTTGAGGATTTCTTTTGTGGTATAAGAGAAATTATGTGTAGCTTAGGAACAATTTTGTATCAAAGTGCATACCTTATACATACATTTTGTGAAAAAATgagtaaattaatttatttgagcCATTAGATatgtcaaataaattaattaactcatttttcataaacatgaggaggaggaagagaaaAACAGGTAAATAGCTCAGTTTTAATATCAAAACAAGAAATCATGAGATTGTTCTAGAAATCAATGCCAACGAGTGAAAATTTCCATTCAAATATTAAAAGAGACAGGGAGGAAGAGGAGTGGTTTAAGGGAAACCGCGagaatgataaaaatatttccacacaTATTTGTAATACGCGtgatacaaaaaatatactactaaaataaatcaaaaatcACAACCACTATAACAAttaatcataatcatatatGCGGTTGATAAGACACCCTATCTATGAGATCGCGCCATTGTTTACAAACACACTTGCACTTTATAATGCTTCTTATCTCAAGTCTTCCCAGGATGTTTCTCATCATCTTCTCCGATAGTTTTGTAAAGAAAACTTCCTCCATCTCAGACTCACGTTTATTAGAGAATAGTAGAAGTAgatgaagaaaaaaattattcttCTAACTTATATTTATAACCGAATAATAATTATTGTGAATGGGAAACGGTCTAAATTAAGTGAATATTTGCCGTTTGTTTGTTAGGAAAGAAATCGTTTTTGGAGATTGTAATTTCTCttcttcatatttattactTATATAGGGATTagaaatatcaataaaaattacattaagaTTTTCTTGGCTTTATTGTATCTGTCCACCTAGAATAAGGGCGGATCAAGAAAATATTCAATCAACCCTCAACATTTCGTATTACTACGGAATTAATGaaaatatcataattataattattaatttattatgattcATAGTTATAATAATCATAGGATTTTCTTAAAAACTTTTagcataataataaataaatataacaacGAACATGATTACTgttacaattttatttatttatttattgttactTTATTATGATTGGttataatatataattttaaaagtaatactttattaattaattattaactaataatgaaataataatagtagtaacaataataataaaaacaataaataaaaataattaattttgaattattactatgattataatttaactaattaaattataattatcgTAGTGAGTTGTATATTATCATTATAGTAatttaaagataaaattattgctatgataaaataatattttattaatattgttGCTATAAGTATAATTCtagtaatttataataattattgttattacTATAATTAAGTAGTAAGTATGATTTATCATTCTCCTAACAATATCTTAACTATCATTCTCATATTCCTCAACTTTTTCAGGAAGATCGTAACTCGCAAGATGTCTACTGTTTTTGTTGGAATATATGAGTAGTCGACCAATATACTTCGTTACGAACAACAAGTCACCATTTGCTAAAACAGTAAACGGCCTAACATATGAATCAATATGATGCGGTCTGTGGAACATATATTCCTTTATCCAAGAATTCTCATCTCCATAGATATTCATCGTCCAAATCACAACAACACGGTCAAATTTTACATCACATAAACACAGCCGATCGTCCAAAACACATAGCCGAGATACTTGAAGTTTTTCGTTACCATAAACACGAGGAGGAAGAGAAAAACGGGTACATAACTCGGTTTCAAGATCAAAACAACAAACTATGGGATTGTTCTCGATATCCAATGCCAGCCAGTGAAGATTTCCGTTAAAAAATGTAGTCTTATTATGCAATATACGTCTGCCCGGTGCTTCTTCTGATATGGTTCTCCACGTCCCTCCTCCAAGATCGCATACATATAATCGATATTCAACCACATATAAAACCTTATATTTCCTGCTTAATTTGCTCACTCCAAATCCAAGCATGAAATCCAATCTACTTCTAAGGAGATGAGGTAAAGGAGGAATCCGAGGAAGCACAACATATTCACGGAGTAATTGGATTGCATACATAATAAACATAATCATATCCATAGCATAACAAAAGTAAAAGCAAACCATTAACTGAATCAATTACATGACGATCAACACATATTGCACATGCATATCGTATGTCACGATAAATCGTGAATCCAAAAAGTGGGTCGAATGCCTCACCATCGCAGAGTGTATAGCCGTCTTTAGAGAAGAAACAAATGCCTGGTTTCGAGGTATAAGTCATTGCAAACTCACGCCCTTCTATCAACCCTTCTATCAGATCGCGCCAtgatttacaaaatacatttgCACCTCATAATGCTTCTAATCGGGAGTCTAGCCATGACCTCTCTCGTCAACTTTTTCGATAGATTTTTGAAGAAAACTTCCTCCATTTCAGAGTCACGTAAATTAGAGAGGAGTGGATGAAGAAAAAAACTATTCTCCTAAGTCATATTTATAAGAACCGATTAATCCTTGTATAAATGAGAAACGGTCTAAATTATGTGAATATCATTATAGTAgttattgataaaattattgCTATAATAATATATCGATAataatcatttttattataattaaatatgattcATCATTCTAAATACGAAAATGCTTACATAATTTGAGAAAGATGAATTTAGCAGAAAGATTATTAATAAaacttgattattttttttattaaatgagacAATGTCAAGTAGATATTTCCTTAACAATATTTGCACATTTTCCCAATCGATATAAATTGACAAAAGGAAAATACATCTGTTTTAATTTAAAGAGATTTACATACCATATATAATTACACCGTTTCTTTTCAAAATAGGATTTAATCAGTATTAATATAACCAAAAGAATAGTTTTTTCTTCATACTCACGTCGAAGGTCATCGTCATTCATCATCGTCAAGTATGCTCTTCTTCTTTTTCGTTCATCCTtctctattttttataaatatatgatgaTTTAATGCAGTCAATTATTGATGATATTTCCTTAATTGGAGATGATCTTATGGAATATATTAGATTTAttctttcaaatttcaaaataatgAATAGTGTAACAATTGAATAATAGTAGAATATTGAGATTTGTATTAACACGTTCAAAATAGGATTAAAGTGAGACAATTGAATGGTAGAATATGGGAAAGGGAATCCCATTTTCTCAACGTGGCATGGAGTGGAACGCACACAGAGAGCTAAACTACGATGAACACATGAGGTTAGCTTTCTTCCTTTCCTTGTTTGTTGGAGATGTgttgttttgtttcttttgtttGCTCTTTAACTCTCTGCTTACCTCTCGCGGGGGTTTGAGCATTTTAGTGCATTGACTGCACTTATCCGAAAAGAAAATCTGCGTGTTAGGAAATAATCACAATTAAACACGGGAcataaatcaaataaacacaagaATTGTTTGCCCAGTAAGATATGATATGTATCTAGGTCTTAGGGGCAAACAAGGAATTTCACTTAATAATTTTTCAAgcactttttatttttggataGAATTCACAATGAGAGAATAGATTTATAGTACATACTCCccatcccggctaagatgacacatttcttagttgacacgagattttatgtgtTGTTAGTTATTGTGTTTAATCAGAGAAAGAAAATGTGGTTGTAAGTATTAGatggagaaagaaagagagttgaatacataattaaaaagaaaaaaagtgatttgatgtattaattggagagagaaagttctaaaaacaatagaaatatgtaattttattggagacaaactaaaaagggaGAGTGACTCATCATAGTTGAGACGGAGTAAGTAAAATATATATTGCAGACAACCTAAATATGTCCCTTTTAGTCATGGGCTAATTTACTTACTTTCAGGCTCCACGCTCTATCAACGTTGCCAGAAGGTGATATTGGTAAAAGTTAGTCTAAAATGAAGGCAGATACTTTTACAACTCTACCGGACGATATGATTAGAGATATCCTGGAAAGAGTCCCGATTAAAAGCATTATAACATGCAAGTGTGTTTGTAACCATGGCGTCGTTGGATAGAAGGGGCTGAGTTTGCGACTTTGTATGCTCTGAAACCAGGTCTTGCTTTCGTCGTGGGGACGGGGTACACAATACGCGATGAGGCTTGCCAACCACTTTTCCGGTTTTCCATTCCTCCCTTTACTCTCAATCAATATTTATCTACTTCTTTAATGCGTGATGTAATTGGTTCAGTTAATGGTTTGCTACTGGCATGGGAAGTATACAGTAATAatctttttattcttttcatatGCAATCCGATGACGGGTGAATTTGTAGTGCTTCCACCTCTTCCTAGTCTTAGACACGGTCGTAACATATTTGATTGTAATTGGATATTTGGTTTTGGAGAGAGCAGACTGAGTAGACAATATAAGATTTTATGTGTTGATAACGATGACTCTGGGTCATGCTATGTATACACTCTCGGAAGAGAAGCCTCGTGGAAAAGCATTGGGGGCAGCCCTATACTACAGTGGCGTCCTATTTGGTTTGTTTTGAGATATTTGTCGAGGGGAAATGTTGTACCAGAAAACCGCTCTAGACTGCGGTGTGGTGCTAATTATGCTTTGGTTTTCAATGGGAATCTCCACTGGTTGGCATCCGTTTTCGAGAAAAATGGTTTGATTTGCTGTTTTGATCTTGAAACCGAGCTGTTTACCAGTTTCTCTCTTCCTCCTAAACCTTCCAATGCAATTCGCGGATGTCACCTATGTACTTTGGATGGTCGACTATGTT
This window contains:
- the LOC121759150 gene encoding ATP-dependent DNA helicase PIF1-like; translated protein: MKLWSFAITVCRHFSSKAAFGSSQKTGKINYWIKAANRSKKVRTPKINWTDEQNRVLDAVSNGKSVFVTGSAGTGKTFLLEEIIKKLKKIHGRSRVYVTASTGAAACALHGQTLHSFAGVGFGELDREGLLERVLSDKGACRRWRKVKALVIDETSMVDAKLFDGLAYVARTLREDKETWGGIQLIVSGDFFQLSPIIGCTTREKKKTKEKEKKKKKKGDVKVYAFEADCWGSSFDLQIEMTRVFRQSDSLLVHLLQGIRRAEIGPDELELLVECCSVTEPEPDAVRLFPRISDVDEVNKEKMKGLGEEIYTYTAQDSGENQWKRQLQLGIARDTLEVCVGARVMLIKNISPWRKLVNGATGTVLGFCKLVDKSYGMSAGCSHGDVLPLVKFDSGSELIVEPETWEVRDGDKVVAKRRQIPLILSWALSIHKCQGMSLDKLHTDLSRVFGHGMVYVALSRVRSLAGLGLSGLEPSKITAHPKVLEFYRGFSESGEGDRDVVVGKKKPS
- the LOC121759448 gene encoding xyloglucan endotransglucosylase/hydrolase protein 24-like codes for the protein MLLYPYLFLTLISQHTKMAASILAFLSAFLALACLTAADFYRDTAITFGDGRAKILEGGRSFSLSLDQSSGSGFQSKNECLFGRFDMQLKLIPGNSAGTVTTFYLSSQGAGHDEIDFEFLGNSSGNPYTVHTNVYSKGKGDKEQQFHLWFDPTAAFHTYSIVWSPNKIIFLVDNSPIRVFNNHGSSGVAFPTNQPMRVYCSLWNADDWATQGGRVKTDWAHAPFTAYYRNFNIGSCATGTPCATQELDAKARNRLRWVQQKHMVYNYCADSNRFPQGSSLECKRSRF